Within the Opitutaceae bacterium TAV5 genome, the region CCGCCGAAGATGCCCGCGTTGACGGTGACGGCGCTGGTCAGCGAACCGTCCACGACAAAGGTGCCCGCGTTCACCGTGGTGGCGCCGGTGTAGGTGTTGGTTCCGGTCAGGATCCACTTGCCCGAGCCTGTCTTGGTGAGGGAGGTCGTGCGGGCGCTGTTGGCCTCGACGGCCGGCGCATAATCTCCGATGGTGACGGCCAGCGTGTTGTCATCCGTGTTGGTGCCACCCAGCGTGAGGCCGCGACCATAGGAGGTGCTCGATCCGAGGCCGATGTCGCCGGTGTTGGTGAACCGGAGTGCTCCGGTGCCGGAGGATTCGATCCGGGCATTGCGTTGCACGATGAAGAGGCGGTCGGTGCTGTCTCCCCCGCCGATGTAGCGCAACGTCGTCGTACGATCTCCCCAGGTGCCCCACACCAGGTTGGACGCGTCGCCGGAAGACGCGCCGATGGAGCTGGCCTCGCCGCCATTCGCCAGTTTGACGACCTCCAGCACGCCGCCGCCCGTCAAACTGGTGCGTCCGGTATAGGTATTGGCCACGTTGGACAGGACAACCGTGCCGCTGTTGCCGGCAGGGTTGATCTCCAGTCGCATGGCGCCGCCTTCGTCATTGGTGATCGCCCCCGAGATTTCCAGAACGACATCCGAGGCACTGGTCTGCGCAGGGCCGGCTCTCAGGTTGAGGATATTGGCGTAGGTGCCCCCGGCGATTTCCGACGTGTATGTGAGTCGGCCCGCCGTCCCTGCGTGATTGATGGAGACCGGTCCCTGACCGCCGTTGACGACGACGCGCCGGTCGGTGGTCTGGTCGGTGTTTCCGATGTAGTTCAGCTGACCGTTCCGGGCCAGGGTGATCGTGCCGTTCTCGACCGTCGTGGCGGATCCCAGCGCGGAAGGGCCCTCGCCCACGTTTTTGATGGAGGTGAAATTCAACTGGCCCCCGAGCGACAGCGGTGCAGTGAAGGTATTGTTGTCGTTGGTCAGCGTCGTCGTGAAGTTGGCGTTGTTGGCAAACTGGAGACGTCCGTTGCCCGAGGCCGTGCCGGTGACCAGCGCGTCGATGATCAGGGTGCCGATCGTCCCCGAGGAGGGACCGCGCTGGATGGTCCGTGTGGTTGTGATCTCCCCGAAATCGAGCGTGATTCCGCTGCCGATGGTCACGGACCCCGCGCCGGTGGCACCCGGCATGACAATATTCCCGCTCAGGGAAATCACCCGGTTGCTGCCCGTGATCACCAGATCGAGACCCGGACCGGTCCAGCCGAAGTTCAGGTTCGTCCATGAAACGTCGTCCGACAAGGTGAGCTCCGACGACTCCGTATTGCCGGTAAAGTTACCGTCGATCGTGTCGCCGGTCCAGTTGCTCGCGTCGTTCAGATCCGTGCCCGTGCCACCCGCGCCCGCTCCCGTCCATTGCGCCTGCAAGATACAGGGCAGTAACAGTACTCCTGATACGATTGTCCTCCACCGCAGGCGGAGCAGATTCAGTGACGGACGGACACCACCGGAAAATCCGGTCTCGATTTCGGGATAGAGGGTCTTCATGTCTTACCTGTCTGAAATCTCTCCCCGGACGGTCAATCGGGGCATCACTTATAGCGATAAGTCCGCTATCCGCATTTTCCCGGCAGCGGTCGCCGCTCACAGTTGCCGTCCGATCTCCGCCGCCGCGTCGCGGCAACATCCGACCAGTCGCGCCCGCGTGCGGGCGGAGGCATCCGTTTCCACGTATCCGCCCACCGCCGCAGCCAGATGGCCGTCGGGCGAGAAAACCGGCACGGCCACCCGGAACCACTTCCCGTCGGGAAACTCCGGCGACGCGTATCCGCGGCGACATACATCCGCCAGAAAACCGTCCAGCCGCGCCCGGTCTCCCCAGAGCTGCCGACCCTCCGGCCCGAACGGATGATGGCGGAAAAAATCGTCGCGCTCATCCGGCCCGGCATACGCCAGAAACAGCAACGGACTCGCCTTGCCGTACGGGTGATGCAGGCGCGTCCGCCGGACGATTGCCGTGCCCGGCCGCGCCGATGTCACCCGCACCCGTTCGCAACTTTCGTGCCCGATCCGCTCCACCAGCCCCAGGTTGCACGACGGCAGCCTTGCCTGCCACCTCACCAGCACGCGGCTCGCCACCGCGATCAGATGCCGGCCGTCGTCGAGCCGCTTCAGTTCTCCCACCGCCGCCCCGATCCGGAAACGCAACGCCAGCGACGATGCCGGCGCCGGCTCCCGATCCGCCATGGACGCCGACGCGACCGCCGTCATGCGCTCCAGCATCTGCATGCCCTCCAGCGTCCGGGCCAGCCGCCAGGCCGTGCCGGCCTTGAGACCCGTCGCGGCGGCGATCTGCGCGACCGTGCGCCCCTCTTCCGAGCCGGCCACGGCGAAGAGGATGCGCACGGCGCGTTCGATGGACTGGATGGGAGCGTTTCGCGGCATGGACCTTCGATCAATGCTCGAAGCGATCTTCCGTTCAAGCCTCGCGCGTCTTGCGCAGACGGGGCGCCCGAAGTCCGATCTTTCCGTCAGCGCCGTCCCGCTCCCTTCCATGAAAACCGCCACCATCGCCCGCCCGGGCCTTCCCCCGACCGCACCCGCCCGCGACGCCCGCCGCCTCGGCGTGTCGTTCGGGTTCAACGCCCCCAATGGCTACTTCTCGTCCGATGCCGCCCGCGCCGAGGTTGACCGCATGACGGCGCTCGGCGTGCGCTGGTGCGTGCTCATCCCCACGGTGTTCCAGGACACCGCAAGCAGCGAGGTTCAGTATCGGCATTTTACCTACACTCCCGACGACGCCGAGGTGCGGCGCATGATCGACCTCCTCCACTCGCGCGGCATCCGCGTCCACCTGCGCCCCATGCTCGAAACGCTCGACGGCCACGGCCGCAACCAGGTGTGGTTCCCGGCCGACCGCGAACGCATCCCGGGGCGCGTCTCGCGCCACCGCGCCGCGTGGTTCGATGGCCTCGTCGCCCGCACGCTCCACTACGCGCGCATCGCGCAGGAGTGCGGTTGCGAGTGGTACGGCCTCGACAGCGAACTCGACCGCATGGTGGACGAAAACGACCACTGGAAGCGCGTTATCGCCGCCACCCGCAGCGTGTACGACGGTCCGGTCGATTCCTGCCACACGCCGCAGGTGGATGTACTGGCCGAGCTGCGACGCCGGTCCGATCACTGGTTTTACGAGCTCGACGGCCTGAGCGTGAGTTTTTACCGCCCGGCGGCGGACCGGCCCGGAGCGACCGTGGACGAGATGGCCGGCAAACTCTCGGCATGGATCCCGTACTACCGCGATATCGCCACTCTCTTTGGCGGCGGCAACGGTGCCGCCACGG harbors:
- a CDS encoding transcriptional regulator; the encoded protein is MPRNAPIQSIERAVRILFAVAGSEEGRTVAQIAAATGLKAGTAWRLARTLEGMQMLERMTAVASASMADREPAPASSLALRFRIGAAVGELKRLDDGRHLIAVASRVLVRWQARLPSCNLGLVERIGHESCERVRVTSARPGTAIVRRTRLHHPYGKASPLLFLAYAGPDERDDFFRHHPFGPEGRQLWGDRARLDGFLADVCRRGYASPEFPDGKWFRVAVPVFSPDGHLAAAVGGYVETDASARTRARLVGCCRDAAAEIGRQL